Proteins encoded together in one Buchnera aphidicola (Takecallis taiwana) window:
- a CDS encoding porin, which produces MINIKNFMIIIISALLSINVASGLPTCKNHNARVKVNIFMYEKKNMLYNFQNNKIQYYDYNNVLKFMVFGMHRNPHFISYCTIGYDVQNGTFKLKHPIDIFNHINPMCIGIHVHKLGNIEYGKKYNFTYDVNCFTRKKFDIDCGLQALHIIHDITYHVKNLISYYNKNFFGLIDHLTIASQYQYLDSSLPVDLSHDKLNHFIRYDFNGDKGSIAGAYSVNINHYFNQDFLNFFKDKTKSYSVGLKYIFKKLYFAVFYSIQENFSKQITQKYFFDRTKDIELLSEYNFTPHIIASIKLIRMYVIHNIYQEKCMVLQNYDLLSKDKSFDIFNTCNTAVKYRYNKNTILYLQNNFEIENSNTVSFAVNNVLEGGMTLTF; this is translated from the coding sequence ATGATAAATATAAAAAATTTTATGATAATCATTATTTCAGCGTTATTATCTATTAATGTAGCAAGTGGGTTACCAACCTGTAAAAATCATAATGCACGTGTTAAAGTAAATATTTTTATGTATGAAAAAAAAAATATGCTATATAATTTTCAAAATAATAAAATACAATATTATGATTATAATAATGTATTAAAGTTTATGGTTTTTGGTATGCATCGTAATCCACATTTTATAAGTTACTGTACTATCGGATATGATGTTCAGAATGGAACTTTTAAACTAAAACATCCAATAGATATCTTCAATCATATAAATCCGATGTGTATAGGTATACATGTTCATAAACTTGGTAATATAGAATACGGTAAAAAATATAATTTCACGTATGATGTTAATTGTTTCACTCGTAAAAAATTTGATATTGATTGTGGTTTACAAGCTTTACATATTATACACGATATTACATATCATGTTAAAAATTTAATTAGTTATTACAATAAAAATTTTTTTGGATTAATAGATCATTTAACTATAGCATCGCAATATCAATATTTAGATTCTAGTCTACCTGTTGATTTGTCTCATGATAAATTAAATCATTTTATTAGATATGATTTTAATGGTGATAAAGGCAGTATTGCAGGTGCATATTCAGTTAATATAAATCATTATTTTAACCAGGATTTTTTAAACTTTTTTAAAGATAAAACTAAATCTTATTCTGTTGGATTAAAATATATATTTAAAAAACTATATTTTGCAGTATTTTATAGTATTCAAGAAAATTTTTCAAAACAAATTACACAAAAATATTTTTTTGATCGTACTAAAGACATTGAATTATTATCAGAATATAATTTTACACCGCATATTATAGCAAGTATAAAATTAATACGTATGTATGTCATACATAATATTTATCAAGAAAAATGCATGGTATTACAAAATTATGATTTATTAAGCAAAGATAAATCATTTGATATATTTAATACATGTAATACAGCAGTTAAGTATCGTTATAATAAAAATACGATTTTATACTTACAGAATAATTTCGAAATTGAAAACAGTAATACTGTATCATTTGCAGTAAATAATGTTTTAGAAGGTGGTATGACGCTTACATTTTAA
- a CDS encoding RidA family protein — translation MHNIISTKLAPKPIGPYSQGIKRNNIVVTSGQIALNENNEIISDNIIEQTKIILQNIKQIIQKSGLTIHDIIKITIFVTQLNEMNQINIIYNDFFQKHHARLPARTCVEVSKLPKNAKIEIEAIAIQN, via the coding sequence ATGCACAATATTATTAGCACAAAATTAGCACCTAAACCGATTGGACCATATAGTCAGGGTATTAAAAGAAATAATATCGTAGTAACTTCTGGACAAATTGCACTGAATGAAAATAATGAAATAATATCAGATAATATTATTGAACAAACTAAAATAATTTTACAGAATATTAAACAGATTATACAAAAATCTGGTTTAACCATACACGATATTATAAAAATCACTATTTTTGTTACTCAATTAAATGAAATGAACCAAATCAATATCATTTATAATGATTTCTTTCAAAAACATCATGCAAGATTACCTGCAAGAACATGCGTTGAAGTCAGTAAATTACCTAAAAACGCAAAAATTGAAATTGAAGCAATAGCAATACAAAATTAA
- the argF gene encoding ornithine carbamoyltransferase, protein MNSLYKKHFLKMQDCTKYEINQIINLAQVIKKNRNNKQEIKYLKNKKIALVFEQESTRTRCSFEVAAFEQGAQISYLGSGNIHLGYKESLADTIQVLNRLYDGIGYRGLQHNNIKILSHYAKIPIWNALTKKYHPTQLLADLLTIKEYTVNKLVSEITLVYVGDASNNIANTLLELSLIIGFKLRLVSPKEYWPKSNIIDKIYKDNKKNFLCTENIQSGVKDADFIYTDVWLSMGDSKKEWDKKIHLLKKYQINQQLLSYTKNYNVKVLHCLPALHDQNTVISKKISELYNLQDGIEITNEVFQSNKDIIFNQSENKLHTIKSLMILTLNKNIDYISTQLNNL, encoded by the coding sequence ATGAATAGTTTATATAAAAAACATTTTTTAAAAATGCAAGATTGTACAAAATATGAAATTAATCAAATAATTAATTTAGCTCAAGTTATAAAAAAAAATAGAAACAACAAACAAGAAATAAAATATCTAAAAAATAAAAAAATTGCGTTAGTTTTTGAACAAGAATCAACCCGAACAAGATGTTCATTTGAAGTTGCTGCTTTTGAACAAGGTGCACAAATTAGTTATCTTGGATCAGGAAATATACATCTAGGATATAAGGAATCACTCGCCGATACAATACAGGTTTTAAATCGATTATATGATGGTATTGGTTATCGTGGACTCCAACATAATAATATTAAAATATTATCGCATTATGCTAAGATACCTATCTGGAATGCATTAACGAAAAAATATCATCCTACACAATTATTAGCAGATTTATTAACAATTAAAGAATATACAGTTAATAAATTAGTGTCTGAAATAACATTAGTATATGTAGGTGATGCTTCAAATAATATTGCTAATACATTATTAGAATTATCATTAATAATCGGTTTTAAATTACGTTTAGTATCTCCGAAAGAATATTGGCCAAAATCCAATATCATAGATAAAATATATAAAGACAATAAAAAAAATTTTTTATGTACCGAAAATATTCAATCAGGTGTCAAAGATGCTGATTTTATTTATACTGATGTCTGGCTCTCAATGGGTGATTCAAAAAAAGAATGGGATAAAAAAATTCATTTATTAAAAAAATATCAAATTAATCAACAATTATTATCATATACAAAAAATTACAATGTAAAAGTATTACATTGTTTACCAGCTTTGCATGATCAAAATACTGTCATTAGTAAAAAAATTTCTGAATTGTATAATTTACAGGATGGTATTGAAATTACGAATGAAGTTTTTCAGTCAAATAAAGACATTATTTTTAATCAATCTGAAAATAAATTACATACTATTAAATCTTTAATGATACTTACATTAAATAAAAATATAGATTATATATCTACTCAACTAAATAATTTATAA
- a CDS encoding valine--tRNA ligase — MKQKYNPKDIEEVLYASWEKNGYFNSNKGIKSKNFCILMPPPNITGNLHMGHAFQQTIMDILIRYYRMQGYNTLWQMGVDHAGIATQILVSKHIQLKYNQDLKKFGRRNFINQCLKWKKQNNSNINHQIKRLGSSVDWSRTRFTLDDISKKGVKKVFIQLYDHGLIYRKKKLSHWDIKLQTVLSDLEIEYRSVVGNMWNIKYFLVDNLGKINQNKYLIISTTRPETLLGDTAVAVHPEDTRYIDFIGSFVVVPIVNRIIPVISDTFVDVKKGTGCVKITPAHDFNDYDIAIRHNLLLINIFTTEGKVCHTFNIYDVNGNFVKIDNIEIPNCLNGLTRLQARKTILNILKSLKLLHSVIETNIVSLYGDRSGSEIECILTDQWYLRTKKLSQQAIQVVHEKRISFFPKQYQNLYLSWMYNIQDWCISRQLWWGHRIPAWYDSLGNTYVGNNEEHVRIKYLIPDDVQLIRELDVLDTWFSSSLWSFLSLDWPKKENLLKNFHPTNVLVSGFDIIFFWVARMIMMTLYCIKDNSGSPQIPFKNVYITGLIKDEFGQKMSKSKGNVLDPIDIIDGICLNNLLKKRTLNSVKDSNLEKILYNTRTKCAEGIKAFGADALRVTFSSFSSITRNIHWDMNRLQGYRNFCNKIWNAGRFILINIKSNNLLYKINNKFFLFCDIWILSELNNTIKVYRKALDNYRFDIATKKLYDFFWHKFCDWYLEITKIIFNVGTNQEINSVKYTLVYVFEIFLRLAHPIIPFITEYIWKKIKNLLFITADTIMLQNFPIANQEMICKDIMHMMTDLQKIILFLRKTRITFKIDNNILLCLYIMDIDFKFKNFIILNCNIIKKFSFLNDIIFVHANYKIPNDAITEIIDDHKIFLVLDVIFTKKIILSDKIEKINQLNKKIITLKKLLSNKIFLDKAPKKIIHDKQIILKQLLKNRDNIL; from the coding sequence ATGAAACAAAAATATAATCCAAAAGATATTGAAGAAGTATTATATGCATCTTGGGAAAAAAATGGTTATTTTAATTCAAATAAAGGTATTAAATCAAAGAATTTTTGTATATTGATGCCTCCTCCTAATATTACAGGAAATTTACATATGGGGCATGCGTTTCAACAAACTATTATGGATATTTTAATACGATATTATCGTATGCAAGGATATAATACTTTGTGGCAAATGGGAGTGGATCATGCAGGTATTGCAACGCAAATACTAGTATCTAAACACATTCAGTTAAAATATAATCAGGATTTAAAAAAATTTGGTCGAAGAAATTTTATTAATCAATGCTTGAAATGGAAAAAACAGAATAATTCTAATATAAATCATCAAATAAAACGATTAGGTAGTTCCGTTGATTGGAGTAGAACTCGATTTACGTTAGATGATATTTCTAAGAAAGGTGTAAAAAAAGTTTTTATTCAATTATACGATCATGGTTTAATTTATCGTAAAAAAAAATTATCTCATTGGGATATAAAATTACAAACAGTTTTATCTGATTTAGAGATTGAATATCGTTCCGTGGTAGGTAATATGTGGAATATTAAATATTTTTTAGTTGATAATTTAGGTAAAATTAATCAAAATAAATATTTAATAATTTCTACAACTCGTCCTGAAACATTGTTAGGTGATACTGCAGTTGCAGTACATCCGGAAGATACTAGGTATATTGATTTTATTGGATCGTTTGTCGTTGTACCTATTGTTAACAGAATTATTCCTGTAATTAGTGATACTTTTGTGGATGTTAAAAAAGGTACAGGTTGTGTGAAAATTACGCCTGCACATGACTTTAATGATTATGATATTGCGATACGACACAATTTGTTACTGATTAATATTTTTACAACTGAAGGAAAAGTTTGTCATACTTTTAATATCTACGATGTAAATGGTAATTTTGTTAAAATTGACAATATTGAGATTCCGAATTGTTTGAATGGATTAACACGTTTACAAGCAAGAAAAACAATACTTAATATATTAAAGAGTTTAAAGTTATTACATAGTGTAATAGAAACCAATATTGTTAGTTTATATGGTGATAGAAGTGGTTCTGAAATTGAATGCATTTTAACTGATCAATGGTATTTACGAACTAAAAAATTATCACAACAAGCTATACAAGTAGTACATGAGAAGCGAATTTCTTTTTTTCCAAAACAATATCAAAATTTATATTTATCTTGGATGTATAATATTCAGGATTGGTGTATTTCTCGACAATTATGGTGGGGTCATCGTATACCAGCGTGGTATGATTCGTTAGGTAATACATATGTTGGAAATAATGAAGAGCATGTCCGTATAAAATATTTAATACCAGATGATGTGCAACTTATTCGTGAGTTAGACGTATTAGATACTTGGTTTTCATCCAGTTTATGGAGCTTTTTATCTTTGGATTGGCCAAAAAAAGAAAATTTATTGAAAAATTTTCATCCTACAAATGTTCTTGTAAGTGGTTTTGATATTATATTTTTTTGGGTTGCTAGAATGATTATGATGACTTTATATTGTATAAAAGATAATTCTGGTAGTCCTCAAATTCCTTTTAAAAATGTTTATATTACAGGTTTAATTAAAGATGAATTTGGTCAAAAAATGTCAAAATCTAAAGGTAATGTATTAGATCCTATAGATATAATTGACGGAATTTGTTTAAATAATTTATTAAAGAAACGTACTCTGAATAGTGTAAAAGATAGTAATCTAGAAAAAATACTTTATAATACACGTACAAAATGCGCAGAAGGGATAAAAGCTTTTGGTGCTGATGCATTGCGTGTTACATTTTCTTCTTTTTCATCAATAACACGTAATATTCATTGGGATATGAACCGATTACAGGGATATAGAAATTTTTGTAATAAAATTTGGAACGCTGGTAGATTTATTTTAATCAATATTAAATCAAACAATTTATTATATAAAATAAATAATAAATTTTTTTTATTTTGTGATATTTGGATATTGTCGGAATTAAATAATACAATAAAAGTGTATCGAAAAGCATTAGATAATTATAGATTTGATATTGCTACAAAAAAATTATATGATTTTTTTTGGCATAAATTTTGTGATTGGTATTTAGAAATTACAAAAATAATCTTTAATGTAGGTACAAATCAAGAAATTAATAGCGTTAAGTATACATTGGTATATGTATTTGAGATATTTTTAAGACTTGCACACCCCATTATTCCGTTTATTACAGAATATATTTGGAAAAAGATAAAAAATTTGTTATTTATCACGGCAGATACTATTATGTTACAAAATTTTCCTATTGCCAATCAGGAAATGATATGTAAAGATATTATGCATATGATGACAGATTTACAAAAAATAATTTTATTTTTAAGGAAAACTCGTATTACTTTTAAAATTGATAACAATATTTTATTATGTTTGTATATTATGGATATTGATTTTAAATTTAAGAATTTTATAATATTAAATTGTAATATTATTAAGAAATTCTCATTTTTAAACGATATTATTTTTGTTCATGCAAATTATAAAATTCCGAATGATGCTATTACAGAAATTATCGATGATCATAAAATATTTCTGGTATTGGATGTTATTTTTACTAAAAAGATTATTTTGTCCGATAAAATAGAAAAAATTAATCAATTAAATAAAAAAATTATTACTTTGAAAAAACTATTATCTAATAAAATTTTTTTAGATAAAGCGCCAAAAAAAATAATTCATGATAAACAAATAATTTTAAAACAATTACTTAAAAACCGTGATAATATATTGTAA
- a CDS encoding DEAD/DEAH box helicase, protein MIQNNNSFLNFGLNTALIKALNKMQYIKPSPIQKLCIPYLLVGKDVLGMAQTGSGKTAAFALPLLNNITSHLKCPQILVLAPTRELAVQVSRSFAEFAQYMMHIKVLALYGGQRYDIQLKILKTGPQVIVGTPGRLLDHLNRGTLNLSNLRSLVLDEADEMLRMGFIEDVENIMLKIPKKHQTALFSATMPRAIKIIAQKFMVFPKEIKIQSNLTTQPNIKQSYWIVCGRKTDGLIRFLESEDFSATIIFVRTKSATLEISEALERHGYNSAALNGDMNQNLREQTLERLKDGRLEILIATDVAARGLDVDRISLVINYDIPMDAESYIHRIGRTGRAGRTGRALLFVEYRERRLLKNIERIIKQPILQVELPNVQLLSQCRINKFYEKLLLELESKDLDQYRLLLKKINEKKNFSMEVLAAALLKMAQGGRPLIISENYTNNRKIYLNQNNKKKNLIKIKNHHVRSNMYLYKIDVGYNDGVEVRHVVGAIANEGRINSYNIGHVKIYSRYSTVELSKNLSKDIFKNLAYTRILNKPINITLYHNK, encoded by the coding sequence ATGATTCAAAATAATAACTCATTTTTAAATTTTGGTTTAAATACTGCACTTATTAAAGCTTTAAATAAGATGCAGTATATTAAACCATCACCAATTCAAAAATTATGTATTCCTTATCTTTTAGTTGGGAAAGATGTTTTAGGAATGGCACAAACCGGAAGTGGAAAAACTGCTGCATTTGCTCTTCCATTATTAAATAATATCACCTCTCACTTAAAATGCCCTCAAATTTTGGTATTAGCACCAACTAGAGAATTAGCTGTGCAAGTTTCGAGGTCGTTTGCAGAATTTGCTCAATATATGATGCATATTAAAGTATTAGCATTATACGGAGGGCAAAGATATGATATACAATTAAAGATATTAAAAACAGGCCCACAGGTTATTGTTGGAACACCAGGGAGGTTACTTGATCATTTAAATCGAGGTACTTTAAATTTATCAAATTTACGATCATTAGTATTAGATGAAGCAGATGAAATGCTCCGAATGGGATTTATAGAAGATGTTGAAAATATTATGTTAAAAATTCCTAAAAAACATCAAACAGCATTATTTTCTGCAACTATGCCTCGAGCTATTAAAATTATTGCACAAAAATTTATGGTGTTTCCAAAAGAAATTAAAATTCAATCTAATCTTACAACACAACCAAATATTAAACAAAGTTATTGGATTGTTTGTGGCAGAAAGACAGATGGTTTGATACGCTTTTTAGAATCAGAAGACTTTTCTGCTACAATTATTTTTGTACGTACTAAAAGTGCTACTTTAGAAATTTCGGAAGCTTTAGAACGTCATGGATACAATAGTGCAGCATTAAATGGTGATATGAATCAAAATTTACGAGAGCAAACATTAGAACGACTAAAAGATGGTAGATTAGAGATTTTAATTGCCACTGATGTGGCAGCGAGAGGGTTAGATGTAGATAGAATTAGTTTAGTTATCAATTATGATATTCCTATGGATGCTGAGTCTTATATTCATAGAATTGGTCGTACAGGTCGTGCTGGTCGTACAGGCCGTGCTTTGTTATTTGTTGAGTATCGTGAACGAAGATTATTAAAAAATATTGAACGTATTATTAAACAACCTATATTGCAAGTCGAGTTACCTAATGTACAATTATTAAGTCAATGTAGGATAAATAAATTTTATGAAAAATTATTATTAGAATTAGAAAGTAAGGATCTAGACCAATACCGTTTATTATTAAAAAAAATAAATGAGAAAAAGAATTTTTCCATGGAGGTATTGGCTGCTGCTTTATTAAAAATGGCACAAGGTGGACGTCCATTAATTATTTCAGAAAATTATACTAATAATCGTAAAATTTATTTAAATCAAAATAATAAAAAGAAAAATCTGATAAAAATAAAAAATCATCATGTAAGATCAAATATGTATTTATATAAAATTGATGTAGGGTATAATGACGGGGTTGAGGTTAGACATGTTGTTGGTGCTATTGCGAATGAGGGTAGAATAAATAGTTATAATATTGGACATGTTAAGATTTATTCTAGATATTCTACTGTAGAGTTATCTAAAAATTTATCCAAAGATATTTTTAAGAATTTAGCGTATACTAGGATTCTTAATAAACCAATTAACATTACATTATATCATAATAAATAG
- a CDS encoding rhodanese-related sulfurtransferase, with amino-acid sequence MLVLHNIHQKKKLKSSIFEKNERRITLSFYKYFNVHNPNQLRNTVYEKFFQLNIFGRIYIAYEGINAQINILKKKLYLLKNTLYKINHSLKNVHLNYALNQKTSFWMLKVKVRKKIVADGLPNTFIYNNNTGTYLEIHDVNRMLKQSNTIFVDMRNDYEYLVGRFKHAIHIPGSTFRAQLQIIVNFLKQYQNKHIVMYCTGGIRCEKAAAWLKYHHFKYVYQIRGGILNYVNESRKNNFLIQFHGKNFVFDDRMTEKISEHILSKCKNCNDYCDTYLNCQKHTCHRLFIQCRICQIKYNGYCSKFCKSHSINQLK; translated from the coding sequence ATGTTAGTATTACATAATATTCATCAAAAAAAAAAATTAAAATCTTCTATTTTCGAAAAGAATGAACGTCGTATTACGCTATCTTTTTACAAATATTTTAACGTACATAATCCAAATCAATTGAGAAATACAGTATATGAAAAATTTTTTCAATTAAATATTTTTGGTAGAATATATATTGCTTATGAAGGAATTAATGCACAAATTAACATTTTAAAAAAAAAATTATATCTTCTAAAAAATACTTTATATAAAATTAATCATAGTTTAAAAAACGTGCATCTTAATTATGCATTAAATCAAAAAACATCTTTTTGGATGTTAAAAGTTAAAGTACGTAAAAAAATTGTTGCTGATGGTTTACCAAATACGTTTATTTATAATAACAATACTGGCACATATCTTGAAATTCATGATGTAAATCGTATGTTAAAGCAATCAAATACAATTTTTGTTGATATGCGTAATGATTATGAATATCTTGTTGGACGATTTAAACATGCAATACACATACCTGGATCTACTTTTCGTGCTCAATTACAAATTATTGTGAATTTTTTAAAACAGTATCAAAATAAGCATATTGTTATGTATTGTACTGGTGGCATTCGTTGTGAAAAAGCTGCAGCGTGGTTAAAATATCATCATTTTAAATATGTATATCAGATACGAGGCGGTATTTTAAATTATGTTAATGAATCTCGTAAGAATAATTTTTTAATACAATTTCATGGTAAAAATTTTGTTTTTGATGATCGTATGACTGAAAAAATTTCTGAACATATTTTATCAAAATGTAAAAATTGCAATGATTATTGTGATACTTATTTGAATTGTCAAAAACATACGTGTCATCGTTTATTTATCCAATGTCGAATTTGTCAAATCAAGTACAATGGATATTGTTCAAAATTTTGTAAAAGTCATAGTATAAATCAGTTAAAATAA
- the ptsG gene encoding PTS glucose transporter subunit IIBC, producing the protein MLKNLFSNLQKLGKSLMLPVSVLPIAGILLGIGSAHFKIISPIASHIMAEAGGSVFKNIPLIFSIGIALGFTNNDGVAALASVVCHEIMIKTTSIMIPIVLNNDIICINHKHFCDIGVLGGIISGTITAYLFNQFSRIELPEYLGFFSGKRFIPMIAGLCAILFGCILSVIWPPISKIIQVFSQWAAYQNPMLAFGIYGFVERILVPFGLHHIWNVPFQMQIGEYTNSLGQIFHGDIARYMAGDRTAGKLAGGFLFKMYGLPGAACAIWRCAHQKYRAKVGGLMISAALTAFLTGITEPIEFSFLLTAPILYFIHAILAGLAFPICILFGMNAGTSFSHGLIDFIILSAHGKSIWLFPVVGIAYGAIYYIVFYTLIKYFNLSTPGRENFRDNIIIKKPQELAPLLIQALGGINNIQHLDACITRIRITILDSQLVNQIQIKKLGASGIVMSGLGVQIVFGTKSDNIKSAMDDHIQKITQKK; encoded by the coding sequence ATGTTAAAAAATTTATTTTCAAATTTACAAAAATTAGGCAAATCTTTAATGTTACCTGTGTCAGTACTACCTATAGCGGGTATTTTATTAGGAATAGGTTCAGCGCATTTTAAAATTATATCACCAATAGCATCACATATTATGGCAGAAGCTGGAGGCTCTGTATTTAAAAATATACCATTAATTTTTTCTATCGGTATTGCTTTAGGTTTCACAAATAATGATGGCGTAGCTGCATTAGCGTCAGTAGTTTGCCATGAAATTATGATTAAAACAACATCAATTATGATCCCAATTGTTTTAAACAATGATATTATTTGTATAAACCACAAACATTTTTGCGATATTGGTGTATTAGGAGGAATTATTTCTGGAACAATTACAGCATATTTATTTAATCAATTTTCAAGAATTGAATTACCAGAATATTTAGGTTTTTTTTCTGGAAAACGTTTTATTCCTATGATTGCAGGATTATGTGCAATATTATTTGGTTGTATATTATCAGTCATATGGCCACCAATTAGTAAAATTATTCAAGTATTTTCACAATGGGCAGCATATCAAAATCCTATGCTTGCTTTTGGCATATACGGTTTTGTAGAACGTATATTAGTTCCTTTTGGATTACACCACATTTGGAATGTTCCGTTTCAAATGCAAATAGGGGAATATACTAATTCTCTAGGGCAAATTTTTCATGGTGATATTGCACGATATATGGCTGGAGATCGTACCGCAGGAAAATTAGCAGGAGGATTTTTATTTAAAATGTATGGATTACCAGGAGCAGCTTGTGCAATTTGGCGATGCGCGCATCAAAAATACCGAGCTAAAGTTGGTGGATTAATGATTTCTGCCGCATTAACAGCATTTTTAACAGGTATTACAGAACCTATTGAATTTTCATTTTTATTAACCGCGCCAATACTGTATTTTATACATGCAATTCTAGCAGGTCTAGCATTTCCTATATGTATTTTATTCGGTATGAATGCAGGAACAAGTTTTTCACATGGGTTAATTGATTTTATCATATTAAGCGCCCATGGAAAATCTATATGGTTATTTCCAGTTGTTGGTATTGCATATGGCGCTATTTATTATATTGTATTTTATACATTAATCAAGTATTTTAATTTATCAACTCCCGGAAGAGAAAATTTCAGAGATAATATCATTATTAAAAAACCGCAAGAATTAGCACCATTATTAATTCAGGCACTAGGCGGAATAAATAATATTCAACATTTAGATGCTTGTATTACAAGAATTAGAATTACTATATTGGATTCTCAATTAGTTAATCAAATACAAATAAAAAAACTAGGTGCATCTGGAATAGTAATGTCAGGTTTAGGTGTACAAATTGTTTTTGGTACTAAATCGGATAATATAAAAAGTGCTATGGATGACCATATACAAAAAATAACACAAAAAAAATAA
- the asnS gene encoding asparagine--tRNA ligase — MKKILVYDIYKNHNLVNQFVTLSGWIRNRRHSNFGISFIDIYDGSCVKTIQGIIKNNIFNYESEILKLTNGCAVSIQGVLVYSIGKNQKYEIQVHTIKIVGFIDAPHNYPIASKKHTCEYLRLIPHLRPRTNLIGAITRIRNGIFNAMHHFLQSKNYCWIPTPIITTLDSEGAGSMFRVSTIEPNQKYHNQLHQLKSVKKDFFGKDTFLTVSGQLTAEAYACAMTKIYTFGPTFRAENSNTTRHLAEFWMLEVEESFCNLDDIINLSYNMIKYIIQYILQNNILDMEFFYSQIDKNIFNRLENFLHTPIIQIEYIDAIKILIRSKKKFINIIKNGLDLSSEHEKYLVNNYFHAPVFIKNYPKHLKAFYMKLNKDHYTVAAMDFLVPNIGELIGGSEREDCKELLEKRILELGLDKNNYSWYIDLRRYGSVPHAGFGLGFERLIAYITGVQNVKDLIPFPRTVNHALC; from the coding sequence ATGAAGAAAATATTAGTGTATGATATATATAAAAATCACAATTTAGTTAATCAATTTGTCACTCTGTCTGGTTGGATTCGTAATCGTAGACATTCAAATTTTGGTATTTCTTTTATTGATATCTATGATGGCTCATGTGTAAAAACTATTCAAGGTATTATTAAAAATAATATATTCAATTATGAATCTGAGATTCTAAAATTAACCAATGGTTGTGCAGTCTCTATTCAGGGTGTATTGGTATACTCAATTGGGAAAAATCAAAAATATGAAATTCAAGTGCATACAATAAAAATAGTTGGATTTATAGATGCTCCACATAATTATCCAATAGCCTCTAAAAAACATACTTGCGAATATTTAAGATTAATACCTCATCTTAGACCTCGTACCAATTTAATAGGCGCAATTACAAGAATTAGAAATGGTATATTTAATGCTATGCATCATTTTTTACAAAGTAAAAACTATTGTTGGATTCCGACACCAATTATTACAACTTTAGATTCAGAAGGCGCGGGTTCTATGTTTCGTGTATCAACGATAGAACCAAATCAAAAATATCATAATCAATTACATCAATTAAAATCTGTAAAAAAAGATTTTTTTGGTAAGGATACGTTTTTAACAGTATCAGGCCAACTGACAGCAGAAGCATATGCATGTGCTATGACGAAAATATATACCTTTGGACCAACTTTCAGAGCTGAAAATTCTAATACTACACGTCATTTGGCAGAATTTTGGATGTTAGAAGTGGAAGAATCATTTTGTAATTTAGATGATATTATAAATTTATCATATAATATGATAAAATATATTATTCAATATATTTTACAGAATAATATCTTAGATATGGAATTTTTTTATAGTCAAATCGATAAAAATATTTTTAATAGATTAGAAAATTTCTTGCATACTCCAATTATTCAAATAGAATATATAGATGCTATTAAAATTTTAATTCGATCTAAAAAAAAATTTATTAATATCATTAAAAATGGTCTTGATTTATCTTCAGAACATGAAAAATATCTAGTAAATAATTATTTTCATGCTCCGGTTTTTATTAAAAATTACCCTAAGCATTTAAAAGCATTTTATATGAAATTAAATAAAGATCATTATACTGTTGCTGCAATGGATTTTTTAGTACCTAATATAGGGGAACTTATTGGAGGATCAGAACGAGAAGATTGTAAGGAGTTATTAGAAAAACGAATTTTAGAATTAGGTTTAGATAAAAATAATTATTCTTGGTATATTGATTTACGTCGTTATGGTAGTGTTCCTCATGCTGGCTTTGGTTTAGGTTTTGAAAGATTAATTGCATATATTACCGGTGTGCAAAATGTTAAGGATTTAATTCCATTTCCACGCACTGTAAATCATGCATTATGTTAA